AAGTAACAAACTGGAAGATACCAACAAATAGTAGCTGCAGGGCGTAAGAAATATCTCGCCACTTGATTTCAGATGTGAAAACCCTTGGTGACGGCTAAAGACTACAGATAGCACTATATTGGTATGAAGGAATCTGGTCCCTCCACTCTAGTCAATTTGCCTCGACCGTCTGACAAAGGCAGCATCCTGGCTAGCTACGACTTTCGGCCGAATGCCGGTCCAAAATCAAGGAAGCATAAGCAATGACATTTAATTCCATGTAGCGGTTAGAATATTCTACAGACTGACAAACGGGCCACCAGCCCTCTTGTTTCCAAAGCTTTACTGTTTATGTAGCAAGGAGCGAGAATAAATTCTGAAAACCGAAGCATCTGTTGCCAGATGAGAGCGAGACTCCGGAATCAACTAATAGTGCCCTGTATCCGATCCGATGTTGATCCCCGTAGACATCTGTCAGAGTATCCACCAATGTTACACTACCAGTGGGTCAACAGCCACGGTGTAAGCTGTGCTTCTATTAAACTTGCAGATTTATAATACTCAATTACTCAGTGGGCTCTCGTACGACAAAGGGATTTCAAAGCATCGTGTTCCAATTAATTCTTCTACAGCTGTGGAATTATATAGCAGCTATAGGCAGCAGAGAATATTTAAACAACCGCGTGGAATGTCAACGGAACAAACCATTCTATATACAGAGCGTAAAAGCCATCATCACTATCTATTCGCAATGAGACCCTTTCTAAGCATTCCTTTCCTCACTTCTCCATTATTCCTAGTCACCGCATCCCCTGTATCTCGCGACGGAAAAGACAGCAGCTTCAACCTGAAGCCCTTTACCGTTGACCTGTCCGATGGAGTCCCTCACATGATTGACTTAGCTGAGAGAACTAGGCTGCCTACTGAAGGCGACTATTTTGACCCAAATGCCGGTATTAGCTTAGAGACATTGCAATCCCTGAGAAAGGAATTGATCGAGAATTTCGACTGGAACGCTGAGCAGCAAGAGCTCAACAAGTATGCCCTTCGTAGTCAAATCGCCATTGAAGTTTTGACACTGACATAGAATAACTAGGTTGCACCATTTCACCGCTGAAATCGAAAACCAAACCATCCACTTCATCCACCAACAATCCGATAATCCCGAAGCTATCCCTCTGGTTCTTAATCACGGATGGCCAGGGTCGTTTCTAGAATTCATTCCGTTGATCGAGAAGCTCAGGGATGACTTCCATATCATCATACCATCCCTCCCAGGCTTTGCATTCTCATCAGCACCTCCCCCAACCTGGACAGTCGACGACACAGCCAGGCTTTTCAACACGCTCATGACCAAAGTCTTGGGATATCCCAAGTACGCCGCCTACGGCACAGATTGGGGATCAGGTGTTGCATACAGTCTTTATGCCAATTTCAATACCTCTGTGCGATTGGTTCATCTCTCATTCCTACCGTTCGTCCCATTGTATAGAACCCAGCTCGCGGCGGAGGGTATCAAATTATCACCTCTTGAGGAATTTGAGGCTCAAGTCGCTGAGGAGTGGGCTACAACTGGAAATGCTTATTACATGGAGCAAGCAACAAAGGTAAGCCTGAATGCTAGTCTCGGTGCATCATTCTAAAGACTAATTGTTAGCCAAACACCATCGGCCTCGCCCTCTACGATAATCCAGTTGGGCAGTTATCCTGGATTGCAGAGAAGCTCATTGTTTGTAAGTCTAGGCGTTATAACATCTGGTAATCGTGCTGATATTTGGCAGGGTCTGATCCAAGAACTGGAACCCCTCCGTCCGTTCTGGACCATAACGAAATGCTAAAGACCGTTGCACTCTACTATTTGACTAAGAGCTTTGCATCATCCGTATATATCTACTATTCTAACCCCAATGGGTTTATGACAAACTATACCAAGGCCGAGACTGATGCGCCATTGCTCTTCAGCGCGTTTAAGTATAATCCCGGGTTTTGGCCACCAGAGCTAGTTGGCCGGGTGGGAAATCTGGTTTCCTACAAAAGTGAGTAGTCGTTTTGTTTAGCGATTTGCGCTTTTTGGCTAATGATGGTGCTCAGATCACGAGTTTGGTGGACACTTCTCGGGCCTGGATAACCCTGTTGCGTTGGCTGAAGACTTGAAGGATATCAAGAAATATtggggaagatgacgaaATGTTCCTGAATAACTTGGACCAAGTCATCAAGATGTCGAGGTTTTCTGCCAAGAGGGAGATATTAGGTAAGAGAGCGCAGTGACTATATGTGGTTATCTGTGTTCTTTTACTCTTACGCCTTGAGGCTGGAGCCTCCTTTAAACTCTCAACCTTAGCAAAGTTCCTAAATAAGACCGCTATGGTGTCTGTATTCGAAAGATTAGTTATAGGACAAATGTCACTCGAAATCCAATCAAGTGTCATTGTGGTTACATACTCTTATTCAACCCTTCACCAGTTCAAGGCAAAAATACTTTAGCAGGATATATCCATACACTCTGTACTTACAATAGTTACCACAAACACTGCACCTCTCCGTCAATGCCTACTCAGACACTGGACTGCTGAACCTTCTTCGACACATAGTGTCTCGTATCAGCTGGAAGACCCATCGCAATAAGAccaatggccaagaagcaagcaCACGCAACCCAAATCGGCGCCGAGGTCGTAACATCAGCAAAAGTCGCAATGAACGGCGCACTAAGTGACGCCGTCCTCCCCACCGCCATTAGCAACCCCATTCCCATCCCACGATTCTGCACCTGAAGGACCTGCGGCGTGTACGAGTAAACAATAGCATACAGAGCGTTGAGCGAAAAGTTGATCATGCAAGAGAATGCGAGGTTTTCCGCTGCCGTTCGAGCTGAGGTGAAGGCTCCGGAGAATGCGGCGCAGATTATACCGGTGAGGAGCATTGAGCGCTTggacttgaagaagcggGATGATACGAGGATGGTACTGAGGACGGGGCCGAAGATGCCGACGATGGAGGAGACGGTCCAGTCGCGGTAGGTGATGTAGTTGCTGGTTTCGCCGAAGTTGGCGCCGTGGGCTGCGAGGTAGTaggggaggaagatggtgtaGAGAGGGTACCTGTGATTTATTAGTGACTGCGAGAGATTGTATAGAGGCGGACTTACGCGATGCCGATAAGTGCCCAGATCATGATGAGACCAATCATCAACCGTATCTGCTTAGCTCCAGAGAATAGCCTTGACGCCCGAACAATATTCGCACGCCATGACCGAACCTCACCATCAGCCTTCGCCTGCTCAGGCTGCAGGAAGCTGTCACCAGTGACATGATAATCAGACTTGTTCATCCTGCTGATATGATTGATAACTTCCGcagcctcttccatctttcCACAAGAGACGAGCCACCTTGGAGACTCGAGGGATCGTAGGACGAAAGCGCGGATAAGCGACATAACGAGGCATAGTCCACCAAGAGTGATGTAAAGGTATCGCCAGCCCATGTTATCGCTGCGACTGCAGGTATCGGGGGTTGAGCCGCTGGGACACCCAAAGTTGACGAGAAGAGGCCAGGCTGTGGATTGTCAGTGAATGTGATCATGTTGCGCGCGGGTAATTACCAATCAGGCCCGTGACAGCATTTCCGAAGCCCCAGATTCCTGCGAGACTTGAAAGGATGAAGGACCATTCTTGGGGGATTGCTTCCGCCAGAAGTGTCAAGTCGATGGCCACTGTAGGAGTCAAGAGTCAGCGAGTATCACTAACCCGAACACGGAAGGTCTCGATGCAGCTAAGTTGGGAGCTTTTAGGTAACTCACGGTTTCCACCAGCAAATAGACCAATCAAAGCAATGAACACATTCAGAGCAGCCCAAttcggagaagaagcagcaatGGCCGTCATGATAGAGCACCCAAAGATAGAAGCCTGCCAGACTAATCGCCGGCCAAAGTTATCGGCTAGTGTACCAAGAAACAAAGCGCCAATGAGTAAGCCAGCGTATGAAGACGCAGATAGAAGAGTTGCATATCGAGGGCCAAATTCCATGGCTGCTTGAGGTGTAACGAGGCTGATCGAGACAAGAACCATCTGATGACATAGTTAGTTCAAGGACTTGGTAATGCAGGTGATGAGGTTGACCTGGTCGACTAGGAAGCCGAAACCACAGGAGAAGGTTAGCTGCCATTGGAACTTGCCGAAGCCAATGGCTTGAATAGCCTGGGTGATCACTTCGTCGTCATGAAGAGTTGTAGGATCGATACCGTCGATAGTTGCAACAGTCCCGTTGGCATGGCTTGGGAAGTGGTCGAGGGAGGTCTCGAACATCTTGCCGTCTTGCTTCTCACCAATGGATGCTGCATCCGCGTTGTCCTGATGAGTCGCCATAATGACTGTTTGAAACGGGCAATGTAGAAGAATGAATATCAAGGTCAAATAGGGAAGTTTGGCTTGTGATCACGAAAAGTGGTGGGGACTAGGATGAAGAGACGTGATTTATCTACAAACAATTCTTCCATTCGTGCCAGCCTCACATCTACCTATCAACACACCAACAAGATATCAAGCCAACCTTTCCCATTCCATCGCAAGTTGCAAGCCTCCGGAGAACGGACCGTCTTCACCCTTTATCTAAGATAAGCTTCCAAGCCAAAAGGTGAGCATCTGATCCCTATCAACCCCGCAAACACGGAAGCGGCCCGTGTTCCTGGCCACCTCCTATCACCAGCGAACGCGGGGTAGCGTATCTTCACTTATATGGTGAGACCAGTACTGAGTGTTGGGTTTCCTGTGTAGATCGGCTAGCTTTACCATGATGAGTTCAAGCGTTGAATGCTACCTTGTTCCCCGAACGGAGGATGCACCTAACAGCCGACTTCCGATCCTGGTGTACCGCGATGTGCTACCCCAGCCGAGAATCGAAGAGACGGCAACGAGATTCCTGACTACACATCGGTGGGAAAAGAGGGTATGTTCAAGCTATTTTCTTTTGTCTCCCTTCTGTTCCTAAAACATTGCTCAGGGGACTTGGGGACATATTGCCATTCGTCATTTCCATCCCAATAGCCATGAGTGCTACGGTTAGTCTCTCCTTTCATCCCTCAGCCAGTATTCTTATGACAATTTCTAGGTATTTTCAGAGGCTCTTCAACCCTCTTATTAGGCAAGATTCAGAAGGGGATGGGCGTAGAAGTCCCTGTGAGAGCAGGCGATGTTGTCGTCTTACCAGCTGGAACGGCCCATTCATCTCTCGAGAGCTCTTCAGATTACAGGTACATTGGTGTATATCCAAAGGTACGTTTTAATTTCTCTCATGTACCTGACAAAGTATTGAGGATATGTAGGGGTGCCCCAAGTGGCGGAATGAGATGGGAAAGAAGTCCTCGAGCGTGTTTCTGAACGCCATTGATGAAGTAGATATGCCTGAAGACGATCCTGTATATGGGCCTGATGGACCGTTGCCCATACTATGGAGTCAGGCACCTCGCGCGAAGCTGTAGATAGCAAGATAGCACAGTCTGTGTTGACAGTAACTAAAGTTCCCTGTAATTGTCATTAATTGACAGAGTTTTGTAGTCTTACCGTTACTGGCCACGATAGATCGGCCATTGTCACGTTTTACTTTTGCTTTACCGTGCCCTGATGCAGTCTTTCACATTCGACGGACGAACACGTATGACTGAGATTGAGCTCTGGATCTCTCTGTAAATGAAGAAATCACCGGTTGAGAAACCACCAAGCTCGATATGTTGTTGTCTGAACACCAGGAGACATTCACTATACTATGCTGGCACTTAACTCCAGCCTGCTTGAGCCACGTCTTCTCTTAATgaatatttattctttttctaaACTGGCACTGTAATGCAAGCTACGGGGGTATGTTTGTCGACATCTGCAGACGTAGTCGTTTGCAAGACATTCTTCCATGCCAAGTCGCTGCCATTCTTGGCTATCTCCTCTGATCGCCCATTTGGAAAGCAGGACTCAGGCAGAGGACTGCTCTCCCACAGATAGAAGCTCAAGTCAGAGTCCTTCTTTGGCAGTGTTGTCATCGCCTCAATCATGTCCTGCTTAGATGCCCCCAGCGGATCAAGACCAGGCTCCTCTATCCATGACAGGCCATGACCCCAGTAGCTGTACCTCTCTGATTCATGGGTCCATTCGTAATCTTCCCAGCGATCTTCGGAGAGGACCTGGATGTAATGCAGTGAGCTGCCTGGCCAGAGTCCAGTTACCTTTCCGTTTGTGCCCTGTTTGTCTATAATATGGTCAACTATTTGATACCACGATGATAGCGGTAAATGACTTACACCAACTGCGACAAGTTCCAGTCCACACCATATCCTGCATGACCTTCTGCGTGTGTGTATTGAAGTCATTCTGTGCATCAGCTCGCACTTCGAAGGACTTGACACGCTGTCGAATCATCTTGTGAAGGAGACGAATGAAGTAGTCAGCGGTCGCTTCCACAGAACCTTCAGATGTTATTCAACTATATCAATGGTTATAATACAGTTACTTACCCATCAAGCTCCCATTTGAGATCGGAGTGTTCGGtcccaagaagatgaggtaATTAGGAAAGCCTGCAACACCGAGGCCCAGATAAGATTCAGGGTGTTCTTGCCATACATCCTGAAGGTTGGTACCATTGCGACCGATTATAGGAAAACGAGGTCGGAAGGTTGTGTTGAAGCCTGTAGCTGCCACCAAGACATCTGCTGGATATTCCTTGCCACCGGCCACGATGCCACCACAGGTCACTCTTTCGATCGAGTCGAATACTGGCTCAACATTCGGCTTCTGCAGGGCTGTAAGAAAACCTTCTCCCGGGTTGATCCTTCGACAACCTGCCTCGAATGGAGgtatcagcttcttctggaggaTTTGGTCAGGGATCAGCTGCTTCATCCGTGACTCAAACATGGCGCGTGTTCTCTTCTGTTCCGGACTCGACTTGAGAAAGAGGCGGAACATCCCGTTGAATTGATCCTCCAGTTCCTTTCTAGTATCGAGATATATACCCTTCTTTGCCTCGAAGATTGCCTTCTCTTCTGTGGTATAAGTGTAGTTCGTCGCCTTAGGGTCAGGCAGAGCTACTGGCGGCGCAATCCAGGAAGGTGTGCGAATAAATACCTTCATGTCTTGGACCAGAGGCTGTATCGAAGGAACTAATTGGATCGAACTAGCTCCCGCACCAATGACGCCGACACGTTTACCTCGGAGGTCAATCGAATGGTCCCATGATGCAGTATGCAGTAGCGGGCCTGTAAAGTCGGAAAGTCCCTCAATGTTGGGAATTTGAGGGTGATTGAGTATACCCCCAGCATTGAATAGAATTTCTGATGTCACAAGGGAACCATCTTCTAACTCTACTGTCCAGGTACTATCACTTTCAGACCAGCGTGCTGAGACAaccttggtgttgaaggttATGTATCGTTCGAGATCATAGTGCTTAGCGACTCCTTTCAAGTAGCCTTGAATCTCATCAGATGATGCGTAGCTTGATTACATTAGCAACGAACATGAATTCGAATTTGGAAGACTAACAATTTCGACCATGAAGGGTTTGGAGCAAAGGAATATTGATAGCAATGACTCGGGACGTCACAGGCGCAGCCTGGATACTTGTTCTCAAACCATGTGCCACCAAGGTCTGGCGACTTTTCGAAAATCTGAAAGGTCACGTAGTCATTGAGATGGCTTTTCAGCTTATATGCTAAGCGCTGTCAACGTAGTTCTTCGATGAATGAAATGGTCAAGAACTTATCCATCAGAATACCAGATACCCTGATGGGACATATCAGCCAAAATGATTCCACCGGGGGTGCGAATGGTACTTACCCTGCTCCGATAATAGTGCATCGGATATGCTTTGGCTTTTGCTGTTGTTCGGTGGACATGATTACGGTATTTTCGAGGATGCAAAATAAAATTTACTAGACGAGTGAACTTTCCAGGTGAGACtagtataattaatcttcAGATTAATAACTGCAATATCATTCACATTGGATTTAACCAGTGTTAGCTGCTCATCTCCAGAAGCCACTGCTTATCATGACACCTCACAAGGATACAGACAAAGCCGGGAACGGTCCGGGTCTTGGTGGGTACGGAGAATGATAACTAAGACGCTAGATAAAAATGGTTTAGCGTTGAGATAAGGCCGTATCACAAGGTCCGATGCTGCGGGTACGGAAACCGGGCCGTGATTCTGACCTGGAATGTGAGAAATCGTGATTAGACCTACTCTCATTGGTTCAAAGGCAAGTGTGCCAAGTCGATGTAGGGAGCGATTGATGGATGAATGAAGAGTGTGGAGTGAGAAATGAATGTTGGGTAATCCTAGACAGAAAAACGCATCATGCATGAGCTATGGAAGGGTATAAGGGCGGGACTAGAGGTTTGCATTCATAGATGAAGCTTATCATACACGACCGATTAGTTTACTTACCATCCAAGCTTCACATCCGTTCTATCGATTGTTCTTCGATCCTCGGGTCAGTTGTTATCTCAAGCCACAATGAGTCGTTGGTTTAGTTTTGGTACAGCGAAAGAGGCCGAACCTCAGACCACCCGGGCCTTGCCTGCATCATGGTATCGCTCGTCAGCGATGTATGAGCTAGAACGACGAGCTATCTTTTCCAAGAAATGGATAGTAGTATCACACAAGGCAAGATTTACTGAAGTGGGTGACTATCTCCGTATAACCCAGGCTGGTTTTACCTTTTTCTTGATCAAAGACCGCCAAGGCGAGATCAGAGCCCATCACAATGTCTGTCGACATCGAGCATTTCCGCTGGTAGAGCAAGATACAGGAAGAGCCAACATTCTGTCTTGCAAGTATCACGGTAGGTTGATATATCCGGCGTATGGAGGCGAGATGCTGAACAGTCAAAGGTTGGTCCTATGGACTCGATGGCAAATTGGCCAAGGCTCCTAAATACCAAGAGGTTCCGACATTCGATAAGTCAACCTACAACCTCTTCCCGATCCATGTCCATGTAGACAAACTCGGTTTTATCTGGATCAACATGGATGCCAGCCCTACACCTACTGTCGCTTGGAACGACGACTTTGCCGGTGTTGACACCCAACCACGTCTTCAGCCCTTCGACATGGAAGCTTATCACTTTGACCATCAGTGGGAAATGATTGGCGACTACAACTGGAAGACGTTAGCAGATAATTACAACGAGGTTAGTCGTTTCTACCATTCCGGTTCAACTGGCACTGAGACAATGTTATTAGTGCTACCATTGTCCAACTGGACATCCCGCACTCAATGCCCTCACTGACCTGTCGAAATACTGGGTTGAGACAGCTGGTGGCCATATACAGCACTTCAACGTTGATAAGCCCGATAAAGATGGTATGGGCATTTACAGTACTTTCTACTATCCTAATGCCTCTATTACGATCTCGTGAGCATATCTATCCCCCAAAGTTGAAATCTAGCCCTAACGTTCAGGCCCACCTTCTTCTACATCATGCGCTGCATCCCCATTTCCGCATCGCAGACAAAGATGGAGTACGAAGTCTACAGAGCCAACAGTGCTTCCGACAAAGACTTCAACGAGATCAGCGACTGCTTTAAGCAGATACTCAAGGAAGACAAAGACCTCTGCAATGCCGCGCAGAAGAACCTGAACGCTGGTATATTTATCAACGGGGAGCTTCATCCACGAGTAGAAAAGGTATGAACAACCTCCAAAGTCATTGGTAGCGTACTAATAAGTCTTTCTACCAGGGCCCTCTGTTCTTCCAAGAGACTACACGAAAGCTAGTCATGGACCATCATAAGCAGGAAGAGGCCGAGGGACATGAGATCTGGCCAGCGACACCAAAGAGTGGACAGTCAGGGAATGGACAGGGCGATATTGACTTCTGTAACAGGCTAGAGGCATGTGCTGGGTCTGACAGTCTCAAGTGGTGATACTTAGTATGTAGTTACCAGTAAACTTGCAAAGATAATTCGATAGCCAGTTCCACTACTTTACAGCATTGTGTTTCCCCAATCAAGGCTCAACCACTCGTCAATAGCCCTTCCAAAGTCGTGCACTTGCGGAAATATGTTATCAGGTTCCATAGCAGATCCGAACCCCTCTTGGATATTCTGTTGAAGAGATCCTAGCAATCCCGAAGCATCAGATGGGACACGGCCTCTTATGGGGTGGCTaacctcaccctcacccgGAGCGTAGAGAGGCGTGTCCTTTGGCACGGTCTTGTGCCCAATGATTCCAGCTGAGCCGACCAAATCATATGCATCGCCGTCTTCGTTACCGCCTCTTGCCGTGTCCTGGTGGGTTGATGCCAGGCCGCGGTAAATGGATTCATCGGCGCGTGCATCCTGTCTACCAGCATGCTCATAGGACAGAATATCCCAAAGAAGTCTCGTATCGATGGTGAACTTTTGCTGTGTTTGTCTTCCCAGACCAGGCTCTTCGCTGCCTAGTGGCACAACCTGTATGCTCTGCTGCAGTTTTCGTAGATTTTCATGCTTCATCCCTAATTAGTACTCCGTTCTGTCGCTACACTCCCGAAGCTACTCACCATGATACCAACGCCATGCCATGTTAGGCCCACGCATCTCAAGAACTCAAGACACTTCTCAAATCCGGCCTTTGCCTTCTCACGCAAAGCAAATTCTTCCACAAAACTGTGCTGCAGATGAATGGTGGCAACTACTGCAACAATATGGGCCAAGGTCGGGTCAGATACTCGAtagtccatcttctccaataCGTCAAGATGATACATGATCCATCCAATATGTCGGGTAATCGCGTCAAAAGAGCTGTTGACAAATGACTGTGGCATAGTGTGTCGAAAGTGTCGAAGTCGCATTGATAAAAGAAATGGATGATTGAGAATGACAGGAATGGAAGCATAGACGAATTGGGTGAATAGGTAAGGGCCCCAATACCCCCTGTTTTGTTGCAGAGATTCAGGTGTCTGCTTGTCAATCTGATTAGCAGAGAATCGGTATTTGAGCGGTACGCTACAATCAATCTCAAGGTGTCGATATGTAACTTGGGAATAGTCGGAGCGCGGATTCCACGGGGGCAGTGTGTCTGAGAAAACACGACGGGAAGCGTATGATCGGACTGCacgccaagcttgagcaagAGGGATGGTATATTTCATGATCCCTCGGTCCATGTCGCATTGTAATGACTTCTCTGGCGGAAGTAACCATGCCGAACACGTTGCTGTTCCTAGTGTTGAGTCCTCTCCGTGTGACATGGAAGTGGGCCATACACTTGAAGAAACACTACCCTGTAAGTGATGAAGCACGAAGATGCTTCTAATGCAGTTGTTGAATTCCACGGCGTCACCGAGGAAGCTACCCTTAGGAACCCCGCTCAGTAGCTGAATCGCTGTACTGAGATATAGCCCTGCTTGAACAGTATTTCCTGCTAGATCTAAGGTCAGCCATGGTCAGAACATTACGGATCATTGCTAACGTACCTGCATGTTCGAAGAGACTCAAAAGACACAGTGTTTGCAAGACGGAACAGTCGACTCGGCCACCGAAGACTTTGTTCGTCACGATTTCCCTGGAGGCTTGTGCCATGGCATGAAGACGTTGTCGATACTGCTGACTCAATAACCGAGGAGGAAAGCGAAGACATAATGCTTGTAGTGCTAAGACCAGCTCTGTCTCTCTACGTGGTAGCGACTCTGCAAATGTTTCGGCGTTGAAAAGGACCAAGGGTTGCCGATGAAGCCAGGTCAGATAAAGAGAGGCTAGTTCATCACTTCTGGGCTCGACGAGTGATGATGGGCTGGAGTGCGTCAGCTGTGTTCTACAGGCAACAGAATACCTGCTTACCCTGACGCTTGCCCTAGGTCTA
This genomic stretch from Fusarium fujikuroi IMI 58289 draft genome, chromosome FFUJ_chr09 harbors:
- a CDS encoding related to epoxide hydrolase; amino-acid sequence: MRPFLSIPFLTSPLFLVTASPVSRDGKDSSFNLKPFTVDLSDGVPHMIDLAERTRLPTEGDYFDPNAGISLETLQSLRKELIENFDWNAEQQELNKLHHFTAEIENQTIHFIHQQSDNPEAIPLVLNHGWPGSFLEFIPLIEKLRDDFHIIIPSLPGFAFSSAPPPTWTVDDTARLFNTLMTKVLGYPKYAAYGTDWGSGVAYSLYANFNTSVRLVHLSFLPFVPLYRTQLAAEGIKLSPLEEFEAQVAEEWATTGNAYYMEQATKPNTIGLALYDNPVGQLSWIAEKLIVWSDPRTGTPPSVLDHNEMLKTVALYYLTKSFASSVYIYYSNPNGFMTNYTKAETDAPLLFSAFKYNPGFWPPELVGRVGNLVSYKNHEFGGHFSGLDNPVALAEDLKDIKKYWGR
- a CDS encoding related to synaptic vesicle transporter SV2 (major facilitator superfamily) — protein: MATHQDNADAASIGEKQDGKMFETSLDHFPSHANGTVATIDGIDPTTLHDDEVITQAIQAIGFGKFQWQLTFSCGFGFLVDQMVLVSISLVTPQAAMEFGPRYATLLSASSYAGLLIGALFLGTLADNFGRRLVWQASIFGCSIMTAIAASSPNWAALNVFIALIGLFAGGNLAIDLTLLAEAIPQEWSFILSSLAGIWGFGNAVTGLIAWPLLVNFGCPSGSTPDTCSRSDNMGWRYLYITLGGLCLVMSLIRAFVLRSLESPRWLVSCGKMEEAAEVINHISRMNKSDYHVTGDSFLQPEQAKADGEVRSWRANIVRASRLFSGAKQIRLMIGLIMIWALIGIAYPLYTIFLPYYLAAHGANFGETSNYITYRDWTVSSIVGIFGPVLSTILVSSRFFKSKRSMLLTGIICAAFSGAFTSARTAAENLAFSCMINFSLNALYAIVYSYTPQVLQVQNRGMGMGLLMAVGRTASLSAPFIATFADVTTSAPIWVACACFLAIGLIAMGLPADTRHYVSKKVQQSSV
- a CDS encoding monooxygenase-like protein, translating into MSTEQQQKPKHIRCTIIGAGVSAYKLKSHLNDYVTFQIFEKSPDLGGTWFENKYPGCACDVPSHCYQYSFAPNPSWSKFYASSDEIQGYLKGVAKHYDLERYITFNTKVVSARWSESDSTWTVELEDGSLVTSEILFNAGGILNHPQIPNIEGLSDFTGPLLHTASWDHSIDLRGKRVGVIGAGASSIQLVPSIQPLVQDMKVFIRTPSWIAPPVALPDPKATNYTYTTEEKAIFEAKKGIYLDTRKELEDQFNGMFRLFLKSSPEQKRTRAMFESRMKQLIPDQILQKKLIPPFEAGCRRINPGEGFLTALQKPNVEPVFDSIERVTCGGIVAGGKEYPADVLVAATGFNTTFRPRFPIIGRNGTNLQDVWQEHPESYLGLGVAGFPNYLIFLGPNTPISNGSLMGSVEATADYFIRLLHKMIRQRVKSFEVRADAQNDFNTHTQKVMQDMVWTGTCRSWYKQGTNGKVTGLWPGSSLHYIQVLSEDRWEDYEWTHESERYSYWGHGLSWIEEPGLDPLGASKQDMIEAMTTLPKKDSDLSFYLWESSPLPESCFPNGRSEEIAKNGSDLAWKNVLQTTTSADVDKHTPVACITVPV
- a CDS encoding related to choline monooxygenase, encoding MSRWFSFGTAKEAEPQTTRALPASWYRSSAMYELERRAIFSKKWIVVSHKARFTEVGDYLRITQAGFTFFLIKDRQGEIRAHHNVCRHRAFPLVEQDTGRANILSCKYHGWSYGLDGKLAKAPKYQEVPTFDKSTYNLFPIHVHVDKLGFIWINMDASPTPTVAWNDDFAGVDTQPRLQPFDMEAYHFDHQWEMIGDYNWKTLADNYNECYHCPTGHPALNALTDLSKYWVETAGGHIQHFNVDKPDKDGMGIYSTFYYPNASITISPTFFYIMRCIPISASQTKMEYEVYRANSASDKDFNEISDCFKQILKEDKDLCNAAQKNLNAGIFINGELHPRVEKGPLFFQETTRKLVMDHHKQEEAEGHEIWPATPKSGQSGNGQGDIDFCNRLEACAGSDSLKW